A region of the Clostridium estertheticum subsp. estertheticum genome:
ATTTATCACAGGTGCTTGTTTATTAATTTCTCCTTGTTTAACTGATTTTATAGTTTCAGTGAGTAGATATATAGGTTTTAAAGACTTATTTGTAAATATAAGCGATATTATTAATCCTATAATTGCAGCTATGGATGAAATTAGTAATATAAAATGCATTGCATTTAATGCATTACTTTTTGCATTATCCCTCCCTTTAAACATAGCTTTCTCATTAAGTTTCGCTAAAATTCCCAAATCGGCTTTAACCTTAACTACAGAGGGATAAATTTTAGAATTGTAAAATTTCATATTCTCTTGGTTTGTGTGAGAAGTTTGATATTCGTGAAATTTTGAGAAAGATTTAACAAACAGAAGATAGTCCTCACTTATTTTATTAGTGTTACTCGCTTCACCAACTTCAGTTATATTAGTTTTTGCAATATTAAGCCACTTATAAAATTCTTCATTGTTATTATAAATAATATCTATTGCACTTTTATTTTCAAAAGCAATATATCTAAGAATTGTCTTATCTTGAGTTTCAATAACCTCAGTCATTTTAGTTGAAGCATCGATACTCTTGTAATTATTTGTTATTAATCCATCTATCTTTCCACCTACTCTGTATATGTTAAAGCTTGAGAGCAGTCCAATCATTACTATAACTAAAACTAAAAACACATTAATAGTTACAATTTTGCTTTTTAATGTTTTAATAAAACACACCCCCTTAAATTCAATATACCCCTTAATTGTATTCTAGTGAACGGGATCTGCAACCACAAGCACATCAATATATTTGGTATCTCTCATTATTGTCCTAACAATTGAACCCCTTAAAATCTCATGAAATCTAGTTCTAGCAGATGGGCCTATAATTATCTGAGTTATATTATTATTTGTTGCAAACTCAATAATAGGTCTTTCACGATGTTTTGATCTTTCCACCTTAAGTTCCACATCAAGCTTCTCACATAACTTTTTTAATTCTTCTAATTTCTTTGACTCTTCTATTCCATAATTATAATGTTTACTTACAGTTAGAACATAAAATTCTGCTTTTAGCATTTTTGCCATTCTATAACCGCGCCTAATTAAGTATTCTGCATTAAAATTAAGATTAACACATACCAATATTTTTTCTTGCGCTCCTATTAATCCAGCTACCTTCTTTTTATTCTTGTATATTACAAGTTTTTCATCCACTTCATTTGCAACTTCTCTTAAGGTAAGTTCTCTTAATGCGGTTAGATTTCCTATTCTAAAAAAGTTATGCAATGCAGCCTCAATTTTATCCTCTGAATAAACTTTCCCATCCTGTATTCGCCCGCGGAGTGCATCAGGCGATACATCTACAACTTCAATTTCATCTGCGATGTCAATAATTTTATCTGGCAACGTTTCTTTAACCTTAACTCCAGTCATTCTACTAACATGATTATTTAGACTTTCTAAATGCTGAATATTAACCGCCGTCATTACATTTATGCCATTATCTAATATTTCTAGAACATCTTCAAAACGCTTTTTATTTCTAGATGTAGGCACATTAGTATGTGCTAACTCATCTATTATAACAAACTCTGGCTTTCGTGCTATAACTCCATCGATATCAAGTTCTTTTAGATTAATTCCTTTATATTTTATTTCTTTTAAAGGAAGAATCTCTAAA
Encoded here:
- a CDS encoding universal stress protein; the protein is MEAYEKESRGKLKIYIGGAPGVGKSYQMLHDANDMKKSNIDIIIGIIETYGRVGTEEQIKHLEILPLKEIKYKGINLKELDIDGVIARKPEFVIIDELAHTNVPTSRNKKRFEDVLEILDNGINVMTAVNIQHLESLNNHVSRMTGVKVKETLPDKIIDIADEIEVVDVSPDALRGRIQDGKVYSEDKIEAALHNFFRIGNLTALRELTLREVANEVDEKLVIYKNKKKVAGLIGAQEKILVCVNLNFNAEYLIRRGYRMAKMLKAEFYVLTVSKHYNYGIEESKKLEELKKLCEKLDVELKVERSKHRERPIIEFATNNNITQIIIGPSARTRFHEILRGSIVRTIMRDTKYIDVLVVADPVH